GTCGACCACGCGGTCTTCCAGCCGGCCCACCTCGGCGAGTTCTACCACTCCGGCTTCGGACAGACCGCCGAGGCGTCGGCGCTCGCCGCGGCCCACCCGGACAAGCTCACCTACAACCACCACTGGGACCCCCGCAACGGCGAGGCCGGCCTCGAGCAGCTCCGCGCCGACGCCGAGCGGTTCGGCCTCAAGGGCGTCAAGCTCTACACCGCGGAGTGGCACGGCGACTCGCGAGGCTGGCGCCTCGACGACCCGTGGTCCTACCGCTACCTCGAGGCCTGCCGCGAGCTCGGCATCACCAACATCCACATCCACAAGGGCCCGACGATCCGCCCGCTCGACCGCGACGCCTTCGACGTCGCGGACGTCGACCACGTCGCCACCGACTTCACCGACCTCACCTTCGTGGTCGAGCACTGCGGGCTGCCGCGGCTCGAGGACTTCTGCTGGATCGCCACCCAGGAGCCCAACGTGCACGCCGGGCTCGCCGTCGCGATGCCGTTCATCCACACCCGCCCGCGCTACTTCGCGCAGATCCTCGGCGAGCTCCTGTACTGGATCGGCGAGGACCGGATCCAGTTCTCCTCCGACTACGCGCTGTGGACGCCGCGCTGGCTGGTGGAGTCGTTCGTGGACTTCCAGATCCCCGAGGACCTGAGCGAGTACGCCCCGATCTCCACGGCCCAGAAGAAGAAGATCCTCGGGCTCAACGCGGCGGCGATGTACGACGTCGAGGTGCCGGTCGAGCTCCGGCTGCCGGAGGCGGACGAGACCGAGACGGGCCCGCGCCAGCCCGACGCCGCCGACCTCGCGGCGGTGTGACGTGATCGTCCTGCACCTCGACGCGCCGCCGCGGACCCGCGAGGAGCGTCTCGGCGACGTGCGCGAGGCGCTGTCGACGGTCCTCGACCCCGAGCTCGACGAGCCGATCACCGACCTCGGCTTCGTGCGCTCGGTGGCGCTCGGCGAGGGCGGGGAGCTCGAGGTGCACCTGCGCCTGCCCACCTCGTTCTGCTCGCCGAACTTCGCCTACCTGATGGCCTCCGACGCCAAGGACGCGCTGGCCACCCTGCCGTGGACCCGCACGGTGGTCGTCGCCCTGGACGACCACCACGACTCCGACAAGATCAACGCGGGCCTCGCCGCCGACGCCGGCTTCCGCGGCACCTTCGGCAGCGAGGCGGAGCACGACCTCGACGAGCTGCGCGCGACCTTCCGCCGCAAGGCGCACACCGCGGCAGCCGAGCGGTGCCTCACGGCGCTGCTGCGCAGCGAGCCCGAGCGCGACGTGGCGACGGTCGGCGAGGTCGTCCTCGGCGACCTCGCGCCGGGACGCCACCTCGAGGCGCTGCTGCGACGCCGGTGGGACCTCGACCTGCCGCTCGACCCCGACGCGCCGGTGCTGGTGGACCACCTCGGTCGTCGCCCCGACGACGTCTCGATGGCGCTGCGCCGCGCCCGCTCGACGCGCATCTCGATCGACGGCAACGCGCACTTCTGCCGCGGCCTGCTGCGCACCCGCTACCCCGGGTCGGAGCAGGAGCAGCAGCACCGCACCGACGGCGCCGAGCCCGCCGACGCTGCGTACGACCCGACCTTCATCCCCCTCACCTCCCTCACGAAGGAGCACGTGCGATGAGCACCCCCGCGAAGATGCGCGCCGTCCAGGTCGTCGGCTACCACCAGGACCTCGAGATGACCGAGGTCCCCGTCCCCGAGGTCACCGGCCCGTTCGACGTGCTCGTCCGGATCGGCGGCGCCGGCGTGTGCCGCACCGACCTGCACATCCTCGAGGGCCAGTGGGCGGAGAAGTCCCAGGTCGAGCTGCCCTACACGATCGGCCACGAGAACGCGGGGTGGGTCGAGGCCGTCGGCTCCGCGGTCACCCACGTCCGCGAGGGGCAGAAGGTGATCGTCCACCCGCTCATCACCTGCGGCCTGTGCCGGGCGTGCCGCAGCGGCGACGACGTGCACTGCGAGGACAGCCGGTTCCCGGGCATCGACACCGCCGGCGGCTACGCGGAGTACCTCAAGACGTCCGCGCGGAGCGTGGTCCCGATCGACGACGCGCTCGAGCCGGCCGACGTCGCGGCCCTCGCCGACGCCGGCCTCACGGCCTACCACGCCGCGGCCAAGGCGGCGCGCCGGCTCACCCCCCGCGACACGTGCGTCGTCATCGGCGCGGGCGGCCTCGGGCACATCGGCATCCAGGTGATGAAGGCGCTCTCGCCGGCCACGCTGGTCGTGGTCGACCGCAACCCGGACGCGCTCAAGCTCGCCCTGTCGATCGGCGCCGACCACGGCGTGGTCGCCGAGGGCCGGCAGGTCGAGGAGGTCCTCGACCTCACCCACGGCCTCGGCGCGGAGGTGGTGCTCGACTTCGTCGGGGAGGGCGGGTCGACCTCGGAGGGCATCGCGATGACCCGCCGTGCCGGCGACTACCACGTCGTGGGCTACGGCGAGAACGTCGACGTCCCGACGATCGACCTCATCTCCGCGGAGAAGAACGTCATCGGCAACCTCGTCGGGTCCTACAACGACCTGTGCGACCTGATGGCACTCGCGGCTCGCGGCCTGGTCACGCTGCACACCCAGAAGTACGCCCTGGACGACTTCCAGTCCGCCATCTCGGACCTCGACGCCGGCCGGGTCCGCGGCCGCGCGATCCTCACCCCCTGAGCCACGCCGCCCGGGCCACGGCCCCGGTCCACACCCCCGGGACCGGGACCTGTGGCTCGGGCGCGGGGACCTTCGCCCCTGACCGCGAGGGTGCCGCCGCGGGAGCGTGGAGGCATGACGACGAACCTCCCGATCCTGGTGGCCCACGACGGCTCCGCGGAGGCCGGGCGCGCCCTGCGCTGGGCCGCGACGGAGTCCCTGCGCGCACACGTGCCGGTCCGGGTGCTGATGGTCGACGAGGTGCTCCCGCCGCCGTGGGGCGGCGCCAACGGGTGGGCGCCGATGGCCGGCAGCCTCCAGGTGCCGGTCGGCGACTACCCGTCGCTGGTCGACGACGTCCGCAAGGAGCTCGCCGACGCAGGAGTCCTCGACGCCACCGTGCAGCACCGCACGGGCCACGTCGTCGACGAGCTGCTGCGCGCCGCCGAGTCCTCCTCGATGGTGGTGCTCGGCAGCCACGGGCACGGCGCCGCCGCCGAGGTGCTCATCGGCTCCGTCAGCCAGCACCTCGCCCGGCA
Above is a genomic segment from Nocardioides okcheonensis containing:
- a CDS encoding amidohydrolase family protein, translating into MYTKDGESYFIVDAHIALWDARPENIKNVHGQQFIDCFYDYHRNLSPESEVWPKESYLYQGGERLMKDLFEDGYVDHAVFQPAHLGEFYHSGFGQTAEASALAAAHPDKLTYNHHWDPRNGEAGLEQLRADAERFGLKGVKLYTAEWHGDSRGWRLDDPWSYRYLEACRELGITNIHIHKGPTIRPLDRDAFDVADVDHVATDFTDLTFVVEHCGLPRLEDFCWIATQEPNVHAGLAVAMPFIHTRPRYFAQILGELLYWIGEDRIQFSSDYALWTPRWLVESFVDFQIPEDLSEYAPISTAQKKKILGLNAAAMYDVEVPVELRLPEADETETGPRQPDAADLAAV
- a CDS encoding iron-sulfur cluster assembly protein, producing MIVLHLDAPPRTREERLGDVREALSTVLDPELDEPITDLGFVRSVALGEGGELEVHLRLPTSFCSPNFAYLMASDAKDALATLPWTRTVVVALDDHHDSDKINAGLAADAGFRGTFGSEAEHDLDELRATFRRKAHTAAAERCLTALLRSEPERDVATVGEVVLGDLAPGRHLEALLRRRWDLDLPLDPDAPVLVDHLGRRPDDVSMALRRARSTRISIDGNAHFCRGLLRTRYPGSEQEQQHRTDGAEPADAAYDPTFIPLTSLTKEHVR
- a CDS encoding NAD(P)-dependent alcohol dehydrogenase — translated: MSTPAKMRAVQVVGYHQDLEMTEVPVPEVTGPFDVLVRIGGAGVCRTDLHILEGQWAEKSQVELPYTIGHENAGWVEAVGSAVTHVREGQKVIVHPLITCGLCRACRSGDDVHCEDSRFPGIDTAGGYAEYLKTSARSVVPIDDALEPADVAALADAGLTAYHAAAKAARRLTPRDTCVVIGAGGLGHIGIQVMKALSPATLVVVDRNPDALKLALSIGADHGVVAEGRQVEEVLDLTHGLGAEVVLDFVGEGGSTSEGIAMTRRAGDYHVVGYGENVDVPTIDLISAEKNVIGNLVGSYNDLCDLMALAARGLVTLHTQKYALDDFQSAISDLDAGRVRGRAILTP